A section of the Kribbella sp. HUAS MG21 genome encodes:
- a CDS encoding type II CAAX endopeptidase family protein — MINRRLVEFGVICLVLTWIPWGVLGVLGADPDEGVGMLVFALAAAGPSLAALVMWLRHRDRRRVVRWSPVWPVVAVVLGALPPLVASAVLGDLPALPEHASSVVAAAGGILGAAAYTLLAGPVAEEFGWRGYAQPRLRQYYGPLGTTAILGAVWGVWHLPLYFLPGTGQYEDRLFTQQGLTFFLELFPLTFVMQFVTERLRGGVPAAILVHAAWNLSSELVPPLGSGVWVELLVLTVVAAALLPCWTAVRRGRRVTA, encoded by the coding sequence GGAGTGCTCGGCGTACTCGGAGCCGATCCGGACGAGGGCGTGGGCATGCTCGTCTTCGCGTTGGCCGCGGCCGGGCCGTCGCTGGCCGCGCTGGTGATGTGGTTGCGGCACCGGGACCGGCGGCGTGTTGTCCGTTGGTCGCCGGTGTGGCCGGTGGTCGCGGTCGTGCTTGGTGCGCTGCCGCCGCTGGTGGCCTCGGCGGTGCTGGGGGATCTACCGGCGCTGCCCGAGCATGCGTCGTCGGTCGTCGCCGCGGCAGGAGGGATCCTCGGCGCTGCGGCGTACACGCTCCTGGCAGGTCCGGTGGCGGAGGAGTTCGGGTGGCGCGGGTACGCGCAGCCGCGGTTGCGTCAGTACTACGGTCCGCTCGGAACGACGGCGATACTCGGCGCGGTGTGGGGTGTGTGGCATCTGCCGCTGTACTTCCTGCCGGGCACCGGACAGTACGAGGACAGGCTGTTCACGCAGCAAGGGCTGACGTTCTTCCTGGAGCTGTTCCCGCTGACGTTCGTGATGCAGTTCGTCACCGAGCGCCTGCGGGGTGGGGTTCCGGCGGCGATCCTCGTGCACGCTGCCTGGAACCTGAGCAGCGAGCTGGTGCCGCCGCTCGGTAGCGGTGTCTGGGTGGAGTTGCTGGTCCTGACCGTGGTGGCCGCGGCGTTGCTGCCATGCTGGACGGCAGTCCGGCGAGGCAGAAGGGTGACGGCATGA
- a CDS encoding SDR family NAD(P)-dependent oxidoreductase yields MTRVAVVTGGGSGLGREMALALAGAGFAVWVTGRTEEKLKETAAAAGSVGGEGPGAVRYVVLDVADGAAVREFFGGLERVDVLVNNAGVGSPAAAVQDVREEDWRRVVDTNLTGSFLCAQAAYDVMLRQDPKGGRIINNGSISAHVPRPQGIAYTASKHAITGLTKSLELEGRAHGITACQIDIGNAATAMTARMEQGVLQPDGSIAVEPTFDPKIVADFVVRIAELPTSVAVPTLTVMAAGMPYVGRG; encoded by the coding sequence ATGACTCGGGTTGCGGTGGTGACCGGTGGTGGGTCGGGGCTGGGGCGGGAGATGGCGCTCGCGCTGGCCGGCGCGGGGTTCGCGGTCTGGGTGACCGGGCGGACCGAAGAGAAACTGAAGGAGACCGCCGCGGCGGCGGGGAGTGTCGGGGGCGAGGGGCCCGGAGCTGTCCGGTATGTCGTGCTGGATGTGGCCGACGGGGCGGCGGTGCGGGAGTTCTTCGGAGGACTCGAGCGGGTCGACGTACTCGTGAACAACGCGGGCGTCGGGTCCCCGGCCGCGGCGGTGCAGGACGTCCGGGAGGAGGACTGGCGGCGGGTCGTGGACACCAACCTGACCGGGTCCTTCCTCTGTGCGCAGGCGGCGTACGACGTGATGCTGCGGCAGGACCCGAAGGGCGGGCGGATCATCAACAACGGCTCGATCTCGGCGCATGTACCGCGGCCGCAGGGGATCGCCTACACCGCGAGCAAGCACGCGATCACCGGGCTGACCAAGAGCCTCGAGCTGGAGGGCCGCGCGCACGGGATCACCGCCTGCCAGATCGACATCGGCAACGCCGCGACCGCGATGACCGCCCGGATGGAGCAGGGCGTGCTGCAGCCGGACGGGTCGATCGCGGTCGAGCCGACGTTCGACCCGAAGATCGTCGCCGACTTCGTGGTGCGGATCGCCGAGCTGCCGACGTCGGTCGCCGTACCGACGCTGACCGTGATGGCGGCCGGGATGCCGTACGTCGGCCGCGGCTGA
- a CDS encoding amidohydrolase family protein, whose product MAFTILHTRLVDRGTALRANSLRVADDRIVAVGGPEIAQPGDVVVDGTGATLLPGLIDSHIHLAPGCTHLAATYGVTTQLDQFSMPEVIRQEVPRSAFLTSGIGATAPGGHPSIAYPPFPYVTGPEDAKQFVADRIAEGADHLKLIYDDGSGHGLQLPTLDEASVLALTREAHEHGLIVVAHVSTAAAAVQVVECGVDVLAHVPSDPMSARDVEAVADVAVIATLGIVDGFNGPSRQLPLLDEPELMPRMPARWQQVLVEQSQRWMPPEPPDSSTARANTLALQQAGVRVLAGTDAPNPGLVFGASLHRELAHLVRAGLTPAEALVAATSAPAEVFNLADRGRLTVGGRADLLLVDGDPLADITATQRIRHTWLGGELVVPEDYAGSELELAGIRFLGETTARIMERLQDLFPS is encoded by the coding sequence ATGGCATTCACGATCCTGCACACCCGACTGGTCGACCGGGGTACGGCGCTCCGCGCGAACTCCCTGCGGGTCGCGGACGATCGCATCGTCGCGGTCGGCGGCCCGGAGATCGCACAGCCGGGCGACGTCGTCGTCGACGGCACCGGCGCTACGTTGCTTCCCGGTCTGATCGACTCACACATCCACCTGGCGCCGGGCTGCACGCATCTCGCGGCGACGTACGGCGTGACCACGCAGCTGGACCAGTTCAGCATGCCGGAGGTGATCCGGCAGGAGGTGCCGCGCTCGGCCTTCCTCACGTCCGGCATCGGTGCGACCGCGCCCGGCGGGCATCCGTCGATCGCGTATCCGCCGTTCCCTTACGTGACAGGGCCGGAGGACGCGAAGCAGTTCGTCGCGGACCGGATCGCGGAGGGCGCCGACCACCTCAAGCTGATCTACGACGACGGCTCGGGCCACGGCCTGCAGCTGCCGACACTGGACGAGGCGTCCGTACTGGCGCTGACCCGGGAGGCACACGAGCACGGCCTGATCGTGGTCGCCCACGTGTCCACGGCCGCCGCTGCGGTGCAGGTCGTCGAGTGTGGTGTCGACGTACTCGCCCATGTGCCGTCGGATCCGATGTCCGCACGGGACGTCGAGGCGGTGGCGGATGTGGCGGTCATCGCGACGCTGGGCATCGTCGACGGGTTCAACGGGCCGTCCAGGCAGCTGCCGTTGCTGGACGAACCAGAACTGATGCCACGGATGCCTGCGCGCTGGCAGCAGGTGCTGGTCGAGCAGTCCCAGCGCTGGATGCCACCGGAGCCGCCGGACAGTAGTACTGCCCGCGCCAACACGCTGGCGTTGCAGCAGGCCGGAGTACGGGTGCTGGCGGGGACGGATGCGCCTAACCCCGGTTTGGTGTTCGGGGCGTCGCTGCACCGGGAGCTGGCGCACCTGGTGCGGGCTGGGCTCACTCCGGCGGAGGCGCTCGTGGCTGCGACCAGTGCGCCCGCTGAGGTGTTCAACCTGGCTGACCGCGGCCGGCTGACGGTAGGTGGCCGTGCGGACCTGCTACTGGTCGACGGGGACCCGCTGGCCGACATCACTGCCACCCAGCGGATCCGCCACACCTGGCTCGGCGGTGAGCTGGTTGTGCCGGAGGACTACGCCGGCAGCGAGCTGGAACTGGCCGGCATCCGCTTCCTGGGCGAAACGACGGCCCGGATCATGGAGCGGCTCCAGGACCTGTTCCCCAGCTGA